A genomic window from Halogeometricum sp. S3BR5-2 includes:
- a CDS encoding glycosyltransferase family 2 protein, whose protein sequence is MYKGKRIAVVVPAYNEEGFVGRTIESVPSYVDRIYAVDDGSTDGTWNEIQTTAGRLNESSCDPIAADGGYREGARVVPVRHGRNSGVGAGIKTGYYRAMEDDADIVAVMNGDAQMDPAVLPNFLDPLAEGRADYAKGDRISRRENVGEMSTWRLFGNKLLTRLTNLSSGYWKTIDSQNGYTAVTTEMLERIPLEEVYDQYGFLNDMLTTLNLDDARVVNVPHRAVYGDEQSGIVYRRFVPSLSGLLFQNFLRRLYHRSRERSYQPAVVAYVAGMLGMLLGAAATLRGVSRVLRRRDDASVLRSLGGFLLGALAFAAGTLFDRRANAPLELGFETDISEYDD, encoded by the coding sequence ATGTACAAAGGAAAACGAATCGCAGTCGTCGTACCAGCCTACAACGAGGAGGGATTCGTGGGGCGGACTATCGAGAGCGTCCCCTCCTACGTCGACCGAATCTACGCCGTCGACGACGGATCGACCGACGGCACGTGGAACGAGATTCAGACCACGGCGGGGCGTCTGAACGAATCGTCGTGCGACCCCATCGCCGCCGACGGCGGCTACCGGGAGGGGGCGCGCGTCGTCCCCGTTCGACACGGACGCAACAGCGGCGTCGGCGCGGGTATCAAGACCGGCTACTACCGCGCGATGGAGGACGACGCCGACATCGTCGCCGTCATGAACGGCGACGCGCAGATGGACCCTGCGGTGCTCCCGAACTTTCTCGACCCCTTGGCCGAGGGACGTGCGGACTACGCCAAGGGCGACCGAATCAGCCGCCGGGAGAACGTCGGCGAGATGAGTACGTGGCGGTTGTTCGGGAACAAACTGCTCACGCGCCTCACCAACCTTTCCAGCGGCTACTGGAAGACCATCGACTCGCAGAACGGCTACACCGCCGTCACCACCGAGATGCTCGAACGCATCCCCCTGGAGGAGGTGTACGACCAGTACGGCTTCCTCAACGACATGCTCACGACGCTGAACCTCGACGACGCGCGCGTCGTGAACGTCCCGCACAGAGCGGTGTACGGCGACGAACAGAGCGGAATCGTCTACCGCCGGTTCGTTCCGAGCCTGTCGGGGCTGCTGTTTCAGAACTTCCTCCGCCGCCTCTATCACCGCTCTCGGGAACGCTCCTACCAGCCCGCGGTGGTCGCCTACGTGGCCGGGATGCTCGGGATGCTCCTCGGCGCCGCGGCGACCCTCCGCGGCGTCTCGCGCGTCCTCCGCCGACGGGACGACGCCTCCGTCCTCCGGTCGCTCGGCGGCTTCCTCCTCGGCGCCCTCGCGTTCGCCGCAGGGACGCTCTTCGACCGGCGCGCCAACGCGCCGCTGGAGTTGGGTTTCGAGACCGACATATCCGAGTACGACGACTGA